TGGGACGCGCGACCGGTGTGAAGGGATGAGTGCTTTCGGAAGGGGGGGAGGAGGGGGCTCAGTAGGCGCCACTGCCCTTCACCACCACCCGCACGGTGCGCAGCATGATGCCGATGTCGGTCCAGAAGCTCCAGCCCACCACATAGGCGGTGTCGAGCTGGACCCGGCGCACGTAGTCGACGTCGCTGCGGCCGCTGACCTGCCACAGCCCGGTCAGGCCGGGGCGGCAGCGGGTGTAGAAGGGGAAGCAGGCGCGGTAATAGGGAACCTCGTCGTCGATGATCGGGCGGGGGCCGACCAGGCTCATGTCGCCGCGCAGGACGTTGATCAGCTGCGGCAGCTCATCCAGGCTCGACTTGCGCAGGAAACGCCCGACCGGGGTGATGCGCGGGTCGTTGCGCAGCTTGCGCGTCGCCAGCCATTCGGTGCGCGCCGTCTCGTCGGTGGCGAGCAGCCGCTCCAGCACCTCGGCGGAGTTCACCACCATCGAGCGGAACTTCAGGCAGGTGAAGGAGCGGCCGTCGGCGCCGACCCGCCGATGGCCGAACACCGCCGGACCGCCGTCACGGGCCACCATCCAGGCCAGCACCAGCATCAGCGGCCCGAAGATGGCGAGCAGCCCCAGCGAACCGACGATGTCGAAGGCCCGTTTCACCCGGTGCCTGTGCAGGGGCGGGCAACCGGGCAACCGGTCCATCGCCTGCATCGCCGACCGGGTGCCTGCCATGCGGCCGGGGTCCAGGCGGGGTGCGCCCAGAAGAGCGATGTTGGACAACGCCATAATAATCTCTCGTCGCTGAACGTCTGTGGTCAGAGCATAGGACCATCCGAGAGAGGCAACGGCCAGCGCGCGAAAGGGGTCCTGCCGAAGGGACAGGATCTTTGGAAAGGGTGGGTTAGCCCGCCGGTACGGGTCAGCAGATCCGGGGAAGCTGTTCTCCGCTCAGCCAATCCACGATCCGGCGGCCGCCGAAGCGGGTCTCCATCTGAACGAAGCGATGGGGGTCCTCCACCACACATCCGATGCAGGCGGCATCCCGTCCCAGCGGGTGGCCGCGCATGGCCGCGAGCATCCGGTCACGCTCCTCCGCCGCGCAGATCGCGATCAGCTTACCCTCGTTGGCGGCGTAGAGCGGATCCAGCCCCAACAATTCGCAGGCTGCGGTGACTTCCGCCCGAACGGGGATGTCGGCCTCGCGCAGCCGCATGCCGACACCGGACTGGTGGGCGATCTCATTCAGCGTCGTCGCCAGCCCGCCGCGGGTGGGATCGCGCAGCACATGCACGTCGGGCACCGCCGCCACCATCGCCGCGACCAGCCCGTTCAGCGCCGCGCTGTCGGACAGGATCGCGGTCTCGAAGCCCAGATTGTCGCGGGTCGACATGATGGCGACGCCATGGTCGCCCATGGTGCCGCTGACCAGGATGGCGTCGCCCGGCCGCGCCCGGTCGCCGGAGGGGGCCACGCCGGGGGGCACCATGCCGATGCCGGTGGTGGTGATGAAGATGCCGTCGCCCTTGCCGCGCTCCACCACCTTGGTGTCGCCGGAGACGATGGCGACCCCGGCCTCGCGCGCCGCCGCGGCCATGCTGTCGACCACCCGCTTCAGGTCGGCGAGCGGGAAGCCCTCTTCGATGATGAAGCCGGCGGTCAGGTGCAGCGGCACGGCTCCGGCCATGGCGACGTCGTTCACCGTGCCGTGGACGGCCAGCGAGCCGATGTCGCCGCCGGGGAAGAACAGCGGCGAGACGACGAAGCCGTCGGTCGTCATCACCATGCGCCCGCCCGGCACGTCGAAGGCGGCCTGATCGTTGCCCTGGTCGAGATACGGGTTGGCGAAGGCGGCGGCGAACAGCTCGCGCACCAGCTGCGCCATCGCCTTGCCGCCCGAGCCGTGGGTCATGTCCACCGCCCCGCGGGCGATGTCGAGCTTGCGGGTGAAGAGGCGGCGGTCGGTCATGGCGGGTGGTCCGGGTGGTCGGTTGGAGAGGAAGCCCCCGTGGAAGCGATACGGGAACCCTTGCCTTTGGTGCGCCGTCATTCCCGCGAAGGCGGGAATCCAGCCGGTTCAGCGGCTTTATTTCGGAGCTTCCTGGATCCCCGCCTGCGCGGGGATGACGTGCTTGATTGCGGGCGTGGCTTTCTGTCGAAGCAGGTGTGACTAGGCCGCGGCTTCGGCGCCATTCACCTCGGCGTCCGCGACCTCGGCCAAGAGAGCGAGTGTCCGCTCGGCCTCCTCGGCATCCAGGCGGGACAGGGCGTAGCCGACATGGACGATCACGTAATCGCCGACGGTGACATCCTCCACCAGTTCCAGCGAGCAGGTGGAGGTGACGCCGCCGAGGCTGACGGTGGCGCGGTCGTCGGGCAGCAGGGCGGTGACGAGCGCGGGGACGGCAAGGCACATGGCGGCGGTCCTTCCGGTCAGACGGCGGTGGAAGCGGGGTGGGCGGCTGTGTGGGCGGCGCGGGCTTCCGCCAGACCGTCGGCGATCCAGTCGTACCACTCCTCCAGCCCCTGGCCGGTGGTGGCCGACAGCTGGATCACCGCCAGGGACGGGTTCAGGCGCTGGGCGTAGCCGATCATGCGCTCCACATCGAAGGTCAGGTGGGGCAGCAGGTCGATCTTGTTGACCACCAGCAGGTCGGCGCGGACGAACATGTCCGGATATTTCAGGGGCTTGTCCTCCCCCTCCGTCACCGACAGCACGACGACGCGGTGAGTCTCGCCCAGGTCGAAGCCGGCGGGACAGACCAGATTGCCGACATTCTCGACGAACAGCACCCCGTCCCCGGCGAATCCGCCCTCGGCCGCCAGCTTGTCGGCGGCCTGCGCCACCATGGAGGCGTCGAGGTGGCAACCCTTGCCGGTGTTGACCTGCACCGCCGGGGTGCCGGTGGCGCGGATGCGGTCGGCGTCGAAGCTGGTCTGCTGGTCGCCTTCGATCACCGCGACCGGGAAGCGGCCCTTCAGGTCGGTCAGGCTGCGGGTCAGCAGGGTGGTCTTGCCCGAACCGGGGCTGGACATCAGGTTCAGCACGAACACGCCGCGCTCCGCGAA
This genomic stretch from Azospirillum humicireducens harbors:
- a CDS encoding HypC/HybG/HupF family hydrogenase formation chaperone; its protein translation is MCLAVPALVTALLPDDRATVSLGGVTSTCSLELVEDVTVGDYVIVHVGYALSRLDAEEAERTLALLAEVADAEVNGAEAAA
- the hypB gene encoding hydrogenase nickel incorporation protein HypB, with the protein product MCTVCGCGEGETRIDGKATDAEHEHIGPDGKVYRHRHGDGHGHGDGHGHDGGHGVAHHHAHHHHDDTHEHVAPDGTVFRHSHADHGHHDHDHGHDHGHDHAHHHHRPDRPDAIDGGAALNQPRLITIERDILAKNDGLAAVNRRRFAERGVFVLNLMSSPGSGKTTLLTRSLTDLKGRFPVAVIEGDQQTSFDADRIRATGTPAVQVNTGKGCHLDASMVAQAADKLAAEGGFAGDGVLFVENVGNLVCPAGFDLGETHRVVVLSVTEGEDKPLKYPDMFVRADLLVVNKIDLLPHLTFDVERMIGYAQRLNPSLAVIQLSATTGQGLEEWYDWIADGLAEARAAHTAAHPASTAV
- the hypE gene encoding hydrogenase expression/formation protein HypE; this translates as MTDRRLFTRKLDIARGAVDMTHGSGGKAMAQLVRELFAAAFANPYLDQGNDQAAFDVPGGRMVMTTDGFVVSPLFFPGGDIGSLAVHGTVNDVAMAGAVPLHLTAGFIIEEGFPLADLKRVVDSMAAAAREAGVAIVSGDTKVVERGKGDGIFITTTGIGMVPPGVAPSGDRARPGDAILVSGTMGDHGVAIMSTRDNLGFETAILSDSAALNGLVAAMVAAVPDVHVLRDPTRGGLATTLNEIAHQSGVGMRLREADIPVRAEVTAACELLGLDPLYAANEGKLIAICAAEERDRMLAAMRGHPLGRDAACIGCVVEDPHRFVQMETRFGGRRIVDWLSGEQLPRIC